The Pelmatolapia mariae isolate MD_Pm_ZW linkage group LG10_11, Pm_UMD_F_2, whole genome shotgun sequence genome includes a region encoding these proteins:
- the vps26c gene encoding vacuolar protein sorting-associated protein 26C, protein MSVTLDIRLKRANKVYREGETVAGVILLVCKEALQHHGISLSMEGVVNLQLSSKSVGVFEAFYNSVKPIQLISSNIEVAKAGKIPGGKTEIPFEFPLHTKGNKVLYETYHGVFVNIQYTLRCDMKRSLLAKDLSRSCEFIVHCQPQKSKVIPTPVNFTITPDTLQSREKNSLPKFLIRGNLDATNCVISLPLTGEVVVENSDVPIKSIELQLVRVETCGCAEGYARDATEIQNIQIAEGDVCHSLAIPIYMIFPRLFTCPTLETTNFKVEFEVNVVVVLHDDHLITENFPLKLCRL, encoded by the exons ATGAGCGTCACGTTGGATATAAGGCTGAAAAGAGCAAACAAAGTTTATCGAGAAGGG GAAACAGTGGCTGGTGTCATCCTGCTGGTTTGTAAGGAGGCACTGCAGCATCATGGCATCTCTCTGAGCATGGAGGGAGTCGTGAATCTGCAGCTGAGTTCCAAGAGTGTCGGTGTCTTTGAGGCTTTCTACAACTCTGTCAAG CCCATCCAGCTGATCAGCAGTAACATTGAAGTGGCCAAGGCTGGAAAAATCCCTGGAGGAAAGACTGAGATTCCCTTTGAGTTCCCTCTGCACACCAAAGGCAACAAAGTGCTGTACGAGACCTACCACGGAGTCTTTGTCAACATTCAA TACACCCTCCGCTGTGACATGAAGCGCTCCCTGCTGGCCAAAGATTTGAGCAGGAGCTGCGAATTCATCGTGCACTGCCAG CCTCAGAAATCTAAAGTCATCCCCACACCAGTGAACTTCACCATCACTCCGGACACTCTGCAGAGCCGCGAG aaAAATTCACTTCCCAAGTTTCTCATCCGAGGAAATTTAGATGCCACCAACTGCGTGATCAGCCTGCCGCTTACTGGAGAGGTGGTGGTGGAAAACTCAGACGTCCCCATAAAGAGTATTGAACTGCAGCTGGTACGGGTGGAGACCTGCG GCTGCGCTGAGGGCTACGCCAGAGACGCCACAGAGATCCAGAACATCCAGATAGCTGAAGGTGACGTCTGCCACAGCCTCGCCATCCCCATCTATATGATCTTCCCCAGACTGTTCACCTGCCCCACGCTGGAGACAACAAACTTCAAAGTCG AGTTTGAAGTCAACGTTGTCGTCGTGCTCCATGATGATCACCTGATCACAGAGAACTTTCCTCTGAAGCTGTGCAGACTCTGA